The segment TCCTGCCATTACGGCACCCACCTCTTCTACAAGTTCGTCAGGTACATTCCATGTGCACATTGCATTTGCAGTGATACCTATAGCACGGTGCCCGATAGATGCCCCAAACCTTCGGATAAAGCCGTTTTCCTGGAGTTTTTCTATTCTTTGGACAACTTCTTCCTCAGTGATACCCAATTCTTCAGAAATCTTAGCAAAAGGTGAATGGGTGAATGGGATTCCATCCTGAGTAAGTTTTAAAAGTCTGGTATCGAATTCATCCATGACAATGTCGTCACAGGAATTGTTGCTTGAATTATCATTTGACATCGAACTTCACCCCAATTTTAAAAAGGCGTTTTGTAGGCAGATCGATCAGAGGACAACCGGTCTCATCCTTAAGATCATTGATGATCTGCTCCAGCCTTTCTCTATTGGCAGCAGATACTGTGAACCATATATTATAATCTGCCTGGCGCAAATAATTGTGTGAAACTTCCTGATGCTGATTGATAAGTTCCGCGATCTCTTCGATCCTTGATTCAGGAGCTTTCAATGCAACAAGAGTGCTTATACCGCCGACCCTCTTCGTGTTGATAACCGGACCTATCCTGCGCACTGCACCTTCCTCTTTCAGACGCTCCATGCGTTGCAGCAGTTCCACTTCAGAGATGCCCAGTTGGGCACTCAGTTTTTCAAAAGGATGAACATCAAGCGGAAAATCCAGCTGGATCAGGTTAAGGATATCCTTGTCAATTTCATCAAGTTGTATCATATGAATGAACACCAAATGTTTTTTAGGAGACTGTTAGCAGGCTCCCGGATGCCATGCAGACTTCATGCCATCATTAGATTATAATGTTTTCCTGCAAACACAAGCTTTTACCAGATAGTTGCACCAATCATCTGGGCACATATATGCAGTAAGGCTCTTCGGCCATGTAGTCACCTGTAGCAGCATATGCACGGGCACGACATCCGCCACATACTCCTTTGTAGCTACATTTTCCACACTTGCCACCCAGGCTGTCAAAATCCCTCAGATCATTGAACAGTTTGGAATCTTCCCAGATCTCCTTGAAGCTCTGCTCTTTTATGTTTCCCGCAACTACAGGAAGATACCCACATGGCTGGACATCGCCGGTGCTTGAAACAAAACAGAAGCTTGTACCTCCGAGACATCCGCGTGTCATTGCCTCATAACCATGGGTCTTTACAGAGACCTCGATCCCTTCCTTTTTAGCACGCTGGCGCATTATCCTGAAATAATGCGGAGCACAGGTTGCTTTTAGCTGAATACTGACATTCTTCTGCTGGTCATAGAACCAGTTGAGAACGCGCTCATATTCCACCGGAGGAATTTCCTCTTTTTCGAGGTTCTTTCCCCTGCCAGTGGGTACCAACAGGAATATATGAAGAGCTTCTGCACCGATCTCGGTTGCCAGCTCAAGTATTGCAGGGATCTCACCAAGGTTCCTTTTTGTGATGGTGGTGTTGATCTGGAAACCGAGTCCACCTTTTTTGAGATGTTCGATCCCACGCATGGCACCCTCAAATGCACCGGGAACTCCGCGGAACTCATCATGGGTCTTTGCGGTAGAACCATCGATACTGATGCTTACCCGCTGGACACCGGCATCCTTGAGCTTTTTCACAACGACCTCATCAAGAAGGGTGCCGTTTGTTGCAAGAGCAACACGTAAGCCTTTGTCGGTTGCATATCTGGCAACCTCAAAAACGTCTTTCCGGGTGAGTGGTTCCCCACCAGTAATGATCAAGATAGGATTACCAATTTCAGCGATCTCGTCAACAAAATGCTTTGCTTCGTCCGTAGAGAGTTCACCCTCAGGTATCTCTGAGGTGGATGCTCCCCTGCAATGGACACAAGAAAGATTGCAACCCCATGTCAGTTCCCATGCGATAAGTCTTGGAGGTTTTACCATATCAGACAGTTCTCCTTTATGCCCTATATATAATGTAAGAATACAATAGAACATTCGTTCAATTTACTTAAATAGTATGGCAATATACTACACAGAACCCATATTAAACCGTGTCGTCAAGACACGGATAATAACAAAGGAAATCAGATTTTTCCGGCAATTAAGATCGATGCAGGATGAACGGGCATGGTATTTGGAATACAGGCATTTCAGGCAGCTTTTGCCATCACATGGATAGTAATATTATCGTACATTTGTTACCTGATCTATAACCGCTCTAAGATGATCTCCCTAATTCAGAAGCTTAAAAGATGAAGGTATTTGCATATGGATAAAAAACGAAAGACGATCCTGACGACAATTGCCATAATAGCAGTGGTTGCGATCGGATTCTGGGGCGTGGATGTCGAACAGGGATATTACATGGTATCCGACATCACTGCCAGCCCAAATGACCATCTGGGACAGAAGGTCAACACCATGGGAGTTGTGAAGAATGGTAGCCTGAGCATTTCACCTGAGATAACCACCTTCACGCTGGTAGATGCAGAAGATGAGACCTACGAGATCGATGTAGAATACTCTGCTGACCTCCCCGCAAACCTCGCAGAGGGAAAAAGCATCAGTTTGACCGGAACCATGGTCTCTGAAACCCTTATCGATGCAGAGCAGATAGTAATGGGCTGTCCGTCAAAGTACTCTGAATGAACTAAATATCAAAACAAGAACAATAATTCCATATTATGAGGGCATGTGATGAACATCGAAGAATGGGAAGAGTACCAGCACATCAACGATGCAATGAACGATATGATCAACAGTATGGATGATTCATCCCAGATGAAATCAGTGGTTGGCCACATTTGCAGATCCGGCGGTAAAAGGGTCAGACCAATAATACTGATGCTTGCTTCCCGGATATGCGGAGGCAACTACGAAAAAAGCGTTAATGCCGCACTCGCCATCGAACTTATCCACTCGGCGTCCCTGATACATGATGACATCCTGGATGAGGGAGTTATAAGGAGAGGCGTGGAATCCGCCCATAAGAAATATGGTCCTGCAGCTGCAATGCTTGCAGGCGACTACATGATATCAAAGTCAATAGAACTTATCTCATCATATACTGCCCCTGTGGTAAGAGAGTTCGGGCGTGCAGGAATGGCCATGGCAGAAGGAGAGACCATTGACATAAAAAGCACGAACGGAACCTTTGAGGACAGTAACTATTTTGATTGTATTAATAAGAAAACAGCTTCCCTTTTCGCTGCAAGTGCGGCCATGGGAGCATACATCGCAGATGCAGATGAGGCCACAGCAGAAATGTTGAAAGACTATGGGGAAAAGCTGGGGATAGCATACCAGATAATCGATGACCTCCTGGAATACACAGAAACTTCCGGAGATAAAAGATCAGACCATGAGTCAGTCTCCATTCTGCAGATATACCAGAAGGACATGAGCCAGCAGGAATCCATACAAAAAGCAACCGATGTCGCAATAGAATATGTGGATATGGCAAAAGATATCCTCGCAAAGTTCGGACCATCAGATGCAAAAGACAAACTTCTTAAGGTCACCGACTACATAACCATCGAAATGATCCCAGAATATTAAATCATAGAAACCCAGGTGAAGATATGCGGGTATATGAAAAATCAGTAATCAAAGTAAATGCCAGTACAGAGAACGGCAAAGTGGTCCTGGATACAGAAGGTCCGCTTTCAGCGGTTGCAAGCCCTGTCATCAAGAGGATCAATAAGATCTTCCAGGAAGAAAAACCGATCCGGGCAGATGACGAGAACATAATTTTTTCCACATGGTCACCACCAATACCCAGCACTGCCTTCAACAGGCTTATTAGTGCACAGATCGGGGCCATCATGAAGAAAAGGATACCCGACCAATTCTCAATAGGAATTACTGATAAGTGTCCTTACAATTGCATTCACTGTGGGGCTGCAGGAATTGTTGCCGATCCTGAAATGACAGTTGAAGAGATAAACAGGGCAGTTGAGGAAGCTATCGATCTTGGAGCATATTCGATACAGTTCGATGGTGGTGAGACAATGCTCAGAGGCGACATCGTGGACATGGTTGCAAATGTCGACAAGACGAGAGCTATAGCCACATGCTTTACATCAGGTTTCAGACTGACAAAGGAAAGGGCAACTGACCTTAAGAACGCCGGCCTTTTTGCAACACACATCAGCATTGACAGCCCGTTCGAAAGCGAGCATGACCGTGTACGTGGAAGAGAAGGTGCTTACCAGAATGCAATGGACGGAATTAAGAACAGCCTTGATGCAGGTATGCTGACGGATATGTTCGTAGTCGTTTCTCCCGACAATATCGACGACCTGGAAGATTTCTATGGACTTGCGGAAAGCCTGGGAATGCATGAGATGTCGATCTATGAGATCATTGCTGTTGGCAGATGGCTTGAACGTGAAGATGAAACGATCAGCCAGAAGGATGTCGATAGGCTTGAGAAGTTCCAGAAGGAAAAGAACAGGACCGTTGACGGGCCAAGGGTCACCGCATTCCCATATTTCATGGGGCCTGACCAGTTTGGATGTTTTGCCGGAAGGAGATGGATACATGTATCATCCGGTGGCGACGTCATGCCATGTGCATACACACCACTTGCTTTCGGAAATATAAGAGAGGATAGTCTTGAGGATATCTGGAAGCGCATGGGCAAGCACAGCGCATACAAAGGCTCTGCAGAATATTGTATGATGCGCAACCCGGAATTCAGGAAGAAATACATACACACGATACCAAAGGATGCAATCGTGCCTCTGAGAATCGATCTGCAGGAAAAGAATTGATCATTATATATTATCCACAGCGGTTAAGACTAACCTTTAAAAGTTCTGACATGCAAACAGCAATGAACAAAGCTGTCAGAACTCGAGTTTTTTAAATACTTTTCGTATATCAATCATGATAAATTATGAACATTTCCGCAATCAGAAAGGCGGAACCGAATAACTTATATGCATGTTTGCTATAGGGGTGGGTAAATCACGCGCTAAGTAAACAGTTTATCAACATATTGAGGATTTATATGGCCAAAGACAAAATATTATCCGAAATAAAGGAAGCAGAACAAAGTGCGGCCAAAATGGTGGAGGAAGGGCTTAAAGGTAAGAACGAGCGCATTATGAATGCTCGTGCTGAAGCCAGAGAGATCATCAAGGAGGCAGAATCTGATGCGACAAAATCCGCACAGAATGCACTTAGATCTGCTGAAGAAACAATAAAACAAGATTCTGACAAAATTATCAGCAACGGTAACAATGAGGCTTCATCCATCGGCAAGAGTGCTGAAGCTAACATTGACAAGGCCGTTGAGAACTTAATCAGCGAGTTTGAGAGGGCAATTCATGCTTAAGCCAAAAGAGATGAGTCGTGCCATCATTGTCGGTCACAAGGAAATCATGGAAGAAACAATTGAGGCTCTCCATGGAACAAATTTATTCCACCTTGAGGACTACAATGAGGATGGTTCCGGACTCAAACTTGGCAGACCTTTCGAAAACGCAGGTGAAGTTTCTAAAAAGATTGTACAGTTAAGATCGATTTCATCTTTCCTTGGTGTCTCTAAATCAGATGCACCAAAGCAGAAAGAAAGCACTGTTATAAGCGACCTTGATTCCAAACTTGACAAGCTGGATGCAGAGGTCACTGAGAAGACAGAACAGAGATCAGAACTGGAATCTAAATTAAAGGAACTTGAAACACTGAAAAAAGACCTTGCACCATTCTCAGCAATTCCGATCGACATGGAATTGTATCGTAACTACGAGAATATAGCAGTCTTTGCAGGTACTGTCAAGGAAGATGTAGGTCCTGCCATTTCAAAGGTAACATCTGCCTACGAGATGGAATATGACCAGAATACCGGAACTGTAGTATTGTTTGTCAAAAAAGAGGATGAAGCTAAGACCTCAGAGGTACTTTCAAACTTTGAGTACAGAGAGCTCAGGGTCCCGGATACAACCGGAAAGCCACAGGATCTGATATCAGGTTTTGCAGCTGAGGAAGCAAACATCCAGAAACAGATCGATGCACTGGAAACAGATATGCAGTCGATCAAAGATAAATATTCAGAATTCATACTTGCCAGTGACGAAGTACTTTCTATAAAATCCGAGAAAGCAGAAGCTCCAGTCAAGATCGCAACATCCGAGCACACATTCATTATTGATGGATGGGTTCCGGCAGACAGCGTTTCAAAGCTAGAGAATATTGTAAACACTGCAACTAACGGACGAGCTTATGTATCAGTACAGGAGATCGAAAAGAAAGATACTGACATCATACCTATCGAGTATGACAATCCAAAGGTAACAAGGCCATTCCAGGAAATAATGGACCTTTATGCCCGTCCAAAATACAAGGAAATTGACCCAACTGCCCTGATATTCATATCATTCCCACTTTTCTATGGTATGATTCTTGGAGATATCGGATATGCATTGATTCTTCTGACAATCGCAGTTGCGATCAAGAAGTTGGTAAATTCAGATGCAGTGAAGCCTCTGATGAACGTACTTATCTACTGTCAGATATCAACATTGATATTTGGTATCCTATATGCTGAATTCCTTGGATTCCCACTCGCAAGTCTTCACACAGACCACGGTACAATCCCTGGACTTATTGCAGGATTTGAGACAATAACACTGTTCACAACCCCTATCGCAGGAGAACCTATTACATATCCAATACACCGTACACATCTTGTTATGACAATGATCATTGCAACAGCACTTATTGGTCTGCTTCATATCAATTTTGGATACATACTTGGATTTATAAACGAGAACAGAAACCACGGTTTTGTTGCAGCGATGCTTGAAAAAGGAAGCTGGATTGTAGTAGAACTCGGAATCGCTCTGGCAGTGCTCGGTTACACCGGTATTGCACCTACACAGATAATCGGTATCATAGTGTTCCTGATAGGATTAGTCATGCTCATAAAAGGAGAAGGCGCAATAGCAGTTATCGAATTACCTGCACTTTTAAGTAATGCACTTTCCTACACTCGTTTAATCGCAGTAGGATTGTCATCAATTTATATCGCATCAACTGTCAACCTCATAGCATTTGATATGATCTGGTCCCAGGGTGGGATCGTGGCAGCTATTGGTGCAATATTAGTATTCATATTCGGACATGCTTTAAACACAGTCCTGAGTATAATAGCCCCCGGATTACATGCACTCAGGTTGCAGTATGTAGAGTTCTTCGGAAAATTCTACGAAGGTGGCGGAAGAAAATACAACCCATTCGGATATATAAGAAAATACACGGAGGAATAAACAAATGGTAGACGCAGCAACAACAGCAACAATGATGGACCCAGCAGGATTAAAGGCAATCGGAGCAGGACTCGCAGTAGGACTTACAGGACTTGCATCCGGTATTGCAGAAAAGGATATCGGATCAGCAGCAATAGGTGCAATGGCAGAGAACGAAAGCCTCTTCGGTAAAGGTTTGATCCTTACTGTAATTCCAGAGACAATCGTAATTTTCGGACTTGTCGTCGCACTGCTTATCAGCTAAGTTAATTTGAGAGCATTTTTGCTCTTAAATTCTTTGAAGGTGTCAGAGCATGGGACTCGAAACAGTTATTAAAGATATCATGGATGCCGCACAGGCAGAAGTTACCATGATCAATGCAGATGCTGATGCAGAAGTATCTCAGATACTTGATGAAGCAAGGCAGAATGCAAAGAGCATCATGGGCGACCGTCTGGCAAAAGCAGAAGATGATATCGCAAGATTACGCCAGCAAGAGACATCCAGCGCAAACCTGGAAGTCAAACGTGCAATGCTTAATGCCCGCAAAGAAGTCCTTGACAAAGTATACAGCAATGCAGAGGAGTCTATAGTATCACTTCCTGAAGCAAAGCAGGAAGAGCTGTTAAAGGCTATCATCGAAAAGAATGAGGCCAATGGTAGCAAGATATACTCAAACAAAGACTCTGAAGAACTTGTCAGAAAGTTGTCCTCACTTGAATATGCCGGCAATATCGACTGTATTGGCGGAGTTGTCATTGAGAACAACGATGGAACAGTTCGTCTGGATTATACATACGACATAATCCTGAAGAACGTTAATGAGCAATCATTGAAACAGACATCTGATATCTTGTTCGGGTGATTTTTAAATGCGGCTTTTGCAAAAATTCAGAGGAAAAAGTAGTCCGAAACAGGGCGGAAGTGGTGGCTCTAACTACGCTTACGTGACTGCACGTGTTCGGGCAATGAAGAGCAATCTTCTTCCAAAGGAAACATATCCCCGACTTATGAACATGGGTATCGACGAGATCACCCGTTTCATTGAAGAGTCACAGTACAAACAAGATGTCGATGAACTGGCAAGAGTATACGATGGCGTGGACTTGTTCGAGCACGCATTGAACAGGAACCTTGCAGTCACATTTACAAAGCTTATCAGTATCTCAGAAGGGGAACTTAACTTCCTGATCTCTGAATATCTTAAGAAATATGATATATGGAGCATCAAGACAATCCTGCGTGGAAAGTACTGTGGTGCATCAGTAGAGGAGATCAACGATAGCATTGTTTCCGCCGGACAACTGTCTTATTCATTTTTGTCAAGCCTTGCAGAAAAAGAATCCTATGAAAGCGTCATCGATGCTCTCAGTGGAACCGATTATTACCCGACCTTGAAAGGTTATGATGGTACAAACCTCTCTGCTATTGAAAACCAGCTTGACAAGATGTACTATGACGGCTTGTTCTATGCATTAGGAAATCCAAAATCAAAGGATAGTAAGCTGTTTGCAAAGCTTATCCGCACTGAGATCGACAGCAAGAACCTGAGCACTCTTTTCAGGTTAAAGAATGCCGGTGTCGAAGAGGATGAGATTGCAGAACTTATACTTGATGGCGGTCTTCATATAAGCAAGAAAGAGATCGAAAGGCTATTGCCACTTCCATTTAGTGATTTTGTACAGTCACTTGAGAAGTATCCTTGTTGGGAGGACATTTCCGACATTGCGAAACCTGAAATGGAATCATTGGTGGAGCTGGAAACCCAACTCACAAAGTACAACATCAAGTCAGCTACAAGCTTTTCACACATGTATCCACTTTCTATTGTTCCAATCATGGATTATATTCTGAACAAAAAGAACGAGGTTAACAACTTGCGTATTATTATGCGTGGAAAGGCAGCGGACCTTGATGAAGAAATTATCAGGAACCAGTTGGTGATCTAATGGAATTAGCAGTAGTAGGTAACAGCGAGTTTGTTACAGGATTCAGACTGGCTGGTGTCAAGAAGATATACGAAGCCAATGATGATGAACTGGAATCCGTGGTCACAAAGGTCCTTGAGGATTCTGATGTCGGTATATTTGTCATGCATGGCGATGACGTTAACAAACTACCGGAAATTTTGAGAGACACGCTAAGTGAGTCTGTTGAGCCAACAGTCGTTACTCTCGGAGGAACTGGTGAAAGCTCAAATTTAAGGGAAAAGATAAAACAATCGGTAGGTGTAGATCTGTGGAAGTAAATGGTGAAATTTATCGCGTGGCAGGACCGGTCGTCACAATTATAGGTATTAAACCGAAAATGTACGACGTGGTCAAAGTAGGTCACGAAGGACTGATGGGTGAAGTCATCAGGATCGAAGGCGAAAAAGCCACTGTTCAGGTATATGAGGATACATCCGGTATCAGGCCGGGAGAACCTGTAGTGAACACTGGTATGCCTTTATCCGTGGAGCTTGGACCCGGATTATTAGAAAGTATTTATGATGGTATTCAGAGACCTCTCCAGGTGTTGCAGGAAAAGATGGGCAACTTCATTGAGAGAGGAGTAACTGCAAACGGACTTAACCGTGACAGAAAATGGGAATTCACACCAACAGTAAGCAAAGGCGATGCTGTAGAAGGTGGAAGTGTTCTCGGTGTTGTTCAGGAAACAGCAAACATCGAACACAAGATCATGGTCCCACCAACAGTGTCAGGTACAGTCGAAGAGATCAAAAGCGGAAGCTTCACGGTCGACGAAACTGTATGTGTACTCGCTGATGGAACCGAGCTTCCAATGATGCAGAAGTGGCCAGTACGAGGACCACGTCCTGTAGCTAAGAAGCTCATGCCAACCAAGCCACTGATCACAGGTCAGAGGATCCTTGACGGTATGTTCCCTGTCGCAAAAGGCGGTACCGCTGCAATTCCAGGTCCATTCGGATCAGGAAAGACAGTTACACAACAGCAACTCGCAAAATGGAGTGACACAGATATTGTGGTCTACATTGGTTGTGGAGAGCGCGGTAATGAGATGGCTGAGGTACTTAACGAGTTCCCTGAACTCGAAGATCCAAAGACCGGACGTCCACTCATGGAGAGGACAGTTCTTATCGCAAACACATCCAACATGCCTGTAGCTGCTCGTGAAGCATCTGTTTACACTGGAATCACAATTGCAGAATATTACAGAGACATGGGATACGACGTATCACTCATGGCAGACTCAAGCTCAAGATGGGCAGAAGCAATGAGAGAGATCTCATCAAGGCTCGAAGAAATGCCTGGAGAAGAAGGTTATCCAGCATACCTTTCAGCAAGGCTTTCAGAGTTCTATGAGCGTGCAGGTTCCGTGAACTCACTTGCAGGACTTGACGGTTCAATTACAGTTATTGGTGCAGTATCACCACCTGGTGGTGACTTCTCCGAGCCTGTCACACAGAACACACTTCGTATCGTTAAAGTGTTCTGGGCTCTTGATGCAAAGCTCTCACAGAGGAGACACTTCCCATCCATTAACTGGCTGACAAGTTACAGTCTGTATACCCAGGGTCTTGCAGACTGGTTCTCCGAGAACGTTGCAGCTGACTGGACTGACCTCAGGGACAACGCAATGGACCTTTTGCAGCAGGAATCCGAACTTCAGGAGATCGTGCAGCTCGTCGGTTCAGATGCACTTCCGGAAGACCAGCAGCTTACACTTGAGATCGCACGTATGGTAAGGGAATACTTCCTCCAGCAGAATGCGTTCCACCCTGTTGACACATACTGTCCATTTGACAAGCAGTACAAGCTTCTCAAATCTATCACAAAGTATGGTGAAATGGCAACAGCTGCACTTGACTCAGGAATTCCAATGAACAAGATCATCTCAATCGAATCAAAGGATGAACTTGCAAAGGTCAAGTTCGAAGAAGATTTCGACGGAGAACTTGAAAAAGTCATGGCAAAGATGGATGAAGAATTTGCTCAGCTCGGAGGCAACTGAACATGACCAAAGAATACAAAACGATCGTAGAGGTTTCCGGACCTCTCGTCTTCCTTGAGAAGACAGAACCTGTAGGTTACAATGAACTTGTTCATATCAACCTGCCTGATGGAACCACCAAGAGAGGCCAGGTTCTTGACACATCTGCAGACATGGTAGTTGTTCAGGTTTTCGAAGGTACAGGAGGACTCAATGAGGAATCCGGTGTAGTCTTCAGTGGCGAGACCATCAAGCTCCCGGTATCAAAGGATATGCTCGGAAGGATCCTCTCAGGATCAGGTGAACCACTCGATGGCGGACCACGTATCGTCCCTGACGAGAAAGTGGACATCAATGGTGCATCAATGAACCCATATTCCAGGATGCCACCAGAGGACTTTATCCAGACAGGTATCTCCACAATCGATGGTACAAACAGTCTTGTAAGAGGACAGAAACTTCCTATCTTCTCCGGATCAGGCCTTCCACACAACGAGATCGCACTTCAGATCGCAAGACAGGCAAAGGTTCCTGGAAGCGATGAAGATTTCGCAGTAGTTTTCGCTGCAATGGGTATCACCAATGAAGAAGCACAGTACTTCATGGAGGACTTCGAGAAAACAGGTGCTCTTGAAAGAGCTGTTGTTTTCCTTAACCTTGCAGATGACCCTGCTGTCGAGCGTATCACCACCCCAAGGATGGCCCTTACAGCTGCAGAATACCTTGCATACGAGCACGACATGCACGTACTCGTTATCCTGACAGATATCACAAACTACTGTGAAGCACTCCGTCAGATGGGTGCAGCAAGAGAAGAGGTTCCAGGAAGACGTGGTTACCCAGGTTACATGTACACTGACCTTGCATCCCTCTATGAGAGAGCAGGTGTTATCAAAGGTCTTAAGGGATCTGTTACTCAGTTCTCTATCCTTACAATGCCTGGTGACGATATCACTCACCCGATCCCTGACCTTTCCGGTTACATCACCGAAGGACAGATCGTGGTTTCCCGTGAACTTCACAGGAAGGGTATCTACCCACCGATCAATGTATTGCCATCACTTTCCCGTCTTATGAACTCCGGTATCGGAGACGGAAAGACAAGGGATGACCACAAGGCAGTATCTGACCAGATGTATGCAGCATACGCAGAAGGCCGTGACCTTCGTGGACTGGTTGCTATCGTCGGTAAAGAAGCACTGTCTGAAAGAGACAGGACCATCCTTGAGTTCGCAGATCTGTTCGAAGACAGATTCGTGCGCCAGAGCAGAGATGAGGACCGTTCCATCGATGACACACTTAGAATCGCATGGGAGATCCTTTCAGAGATGCCTGAAGCACAGCTTTCAAGGATCGATAACAAGTACATTGACAAGTACCACCCTGCTCACAAGACCAGCGAGTGATGCTGTAGCGAGGGATCTATAATGGGCGCAAAAGACGTTAAACCAACTCGATCAGAACTCATTGAACTAAAGAAGAAGATCAAACTCTCAGAAGGTGGCCACAAGCTGCTGAAAATGAAGAGAGATGGTCTTATCCTTGAGTTCTTTGATATCTTAAGCAAAGCAAAGGATGTACGCTCTGAGTTGGATGCTGCCTATGAAAAGGCCAATGAGAAGATCGGTATCGCAGAATCTGTGG is part of the Methanococcoides methylutens MM1 genome and harbors:
- a CDS encoding V-type ATP synthase subunit C, which gives rise to MRLLQKFRGKSSPKQGGSGGSNYAYVTARVRAMKSNLLPKETYPRLMNMGIDEITRFIEESQYKQDVDELARVYDGVDLFEHALNRNLAVTFTKLISISEGELNFLISEYLKKYDIWSIKTILRGKYCGASVEEINDSIVSAGQLSYSFLSSLAEKESYESVIDALSGTDYYPTLKGYDGTNLSAIENQLDKMYYDGLFYALGNPKSKDSKLFAKLIRTEIDSKNLSTLFRLKNAGVEEDEIAELILDGGLHISKKEIERLLPLPFSDFVQSLEKYPCWEDISDIAKPEMESLVELETQLTKYNIKSATSFSHMYPLSIVPIMDYILNKKNEVNNLRIIMRGKAADLDEEIIRNQLVI
- a CDS encoding V-type ATP synthase subunit F, with protein sequence MELAVVGNSEFVTGFRLAGVKKIYEANDDELESVVTKVLEDSDVGIFVMHGDDVNKLPEILRDTLSESVEPTVVTLGGTGESSNLREKIKQSVGVDLWK
- a CDS encoding ATP synthase subunit A, which encodes MEVNGEIYRVAGPVVTIIGIKPKMYDVVKVGHEGLMGEVIRIEGEKATVQVYEDTSGIRPGEPVVNTGMPLSVELGPGLLESIYDGIQRPLQVLQEKMGNFIERGVTANGLNRDRKWEFTPTVSKGDAVEGGSVLGVVQETANIEHKIMVPPTVSGTVEEIKSGSFTVDETVCVLADGTELPMMQKWPVRGPRPVAKKLMPTKPLITGQRILDGMFPVAKGGTAAIPGPFGSGKTVTQQQLAKWSDTDIVVYIGCGERGNEMAEVLNEFPELEDPKTGRPLMERTVLIANTSNMPVAAREASVYTGITIAEYYRDMGYDVSLMADSSSRWAEAMREISSRLEEMPGEEGYPAYLSARLSEFYERAGSVNSLAGLDGSITVIGAVSPPGGDFSEPVTQNTLRIVKVFWALDAKLSQRRHFPSINWLTSYSLYTQGLADWFSENVAADWTDLRDNAMDLLQQESELQEIVQLVGSDALPEDQQLTLEIARMVREYFLQQNAFHPVDTYCPFDKQYKLLKSITKYGEMATAALDSGIPMNKIISIESKDELAKVKFEEDFDGELEKVMAKMDEEFAQLGGN
- a CDS encoding ATP synthase subunit B; translated protein: MTKEYKTIVEVSGPLVFLEKTEPVGYNELVHINLPDGTTKRGQVLDTSADMVVVQVFEGTGGLNEESGVVFSGETIKLPVSKDMLGRILSGSGEPLDGGPRIVPDEKVDINGASMNPYSRMPPEDFIQTGISTIDGTNSLVRGQKLPIFSGSGLPHNEIALQIARQAKVPGSDEDFAVVFAAMGITNEEAQYFMEDFEKTGALERAVVFLNLADDPAVERITTPRMALTAAEYLAYEHDMHVLVILTDITNYCEALRQMGAAREEVPGRRGYPGYMYTDLASLYERAGVIKGLKGSVTQFSILTMPGDDITHPIPDLSGYITEGQIVVSRELHRKGIYPPINVLPSLSRLMNSGIGDGKTRDDHKAVSDQMYAAYAEGRDLRGLVAIVGKEALSERDRTILEFADLFEDRFVRQSRDEDRSIDDTLRIAWEILSEMPEAQLSRIDNKYIDKYHPAHKTSE